TCGATCATCTGATCGATACTCTTGTTGGGCAAGGGATTGTCGACCCCGCTCGTATTTATGTCATGGGCTGGTCGAACGGGGCGACCTTCGCGCAGTTCTATGCGATGGCAAGATTTCAGACAAAGACACCGGGCCAGAATAATGTGGCGGCCGCGGCTGTCTATGCCTTCGCGAATCCGTTTGCAAACATTTCATGGACCCAGACGCCCTCGTGCGAGCTGAATACGTATCCCACTTCCGCGGTGCCTCTCTACTTGGCCAACCGCACTTTCGACGCCTTAACCGCCTGCGATGCGGATCAGGAGACGCTATTCGGCCTCCCGCCCGGACATAGCGCAGTAGATTGGTTCGGTCAACTGCAAAATTCCGCCGTAGTAAATGATTCCGCCGTACAAATTCAACTTATCAATCTTCAGACCACCGCCGCAAGTGCCTGTGATCCGGCACATCCCCCCCCGCCCACCGCGGACGATTTTATCACAGGAACCGATGCCCATCTTCGATGGCCTAATGGCAAACTGGACGGAACCGGCGGAGACGACTGGGAAGTCCCTATGCTGGAATATTTAAAGGCAAACCCTCATTCCTAATCGATCTTGCATTTCCTGAGTACGGAAATGGCTCAATCCCCCCCTTTTAGGCGGTTGACAATTCCAGCTAAAGATTGTTAGTATTCGAGGCTGTTTGCTTTTTGTTTGCAAGATCTTGGGCCTGTTTTAACTGCGTTCAATGGTTGGGATGAGAGTGGCTGGATGAAGTGGATCGTTTCATCAATTCTATGTTTGTTCATCTCGATAGGTCTTATCGTGCCGTCTCCATCTGCCTTGGGACTTACCCTACAGGAGGCACGAGAAGAGGCCGTCAAGGCCTATTGGGGGGTTAAAATCGCCCATGAACAGTTCATCGAGGCGGAGTCGGAGCGAAAAGAACATTTCACCGATCTTTTCCCAAAGCTCAACCTCGATGGTAATCTGACAAGTTACAATAAACCCTCAGAGTTTCTCTTATCTCAGGGGGAGTTTTCAACATCAAACCTCCTCGGGAACACCTTCTCATTTCCTGCGGAGGACACGCTGATCTCGATCACAAACCGAACCACCTATCAATTCGGCCCCTCCCTGGAACAACCGGTCTTTGCGGGAGGGCGATTGTACTTCGGATTCCGGCAGTCCCAGGCCATGGAAGAGGAGGCCAATTGGAATGAAAAACAGGCCGTGAATGATCTCCTTTTTGATGTTGAGAAGGCTTATCTGGGTGTCCTTCAGGCCGTGGCCGAAAAAAAAGTCGCGGAAAAGGATCTCGAATATTTCAAAAAGCTGCGTTCCGATGTCGAACAGAAATTCAAGGCCGGACGAAATACGCTGGATGATGTATTGAAGGTGGAGCTCAAAGAGGCCAAGTCCGAACAAAATCTCTTATCGGCGACGAGCGAGGTTCAGATTAAGAACGGCCAATTCAACCTTCTGATCGTTCGTCCCGTCGATGCCTCCGCTTCACTTGAGCCCGTTCCGGATCTTCCGCCCGTGGCCATCGATCTGATCGGGGCATTATCCCTGGCGCAATCCCACCGTCCGGATTTGCAGGAGGCGCTCGCGTCATTTAACGCCGCCGGTTTTTCCCGGCGGGTTGCAGAGTCCTCCTATTATCCCCAGGTTAATACCGGAGCCAAGTGGTATCGGCAGGATGTATCCCCCAGTCAGGTTGACCAGCAACGTTGGCTGATCTTCCTTACAGCGGACTGGAATGTGTGGGAATGGGGAGGGACCAATCAACGGGTGGAACAGGCGAATGCCAATTTACGGCGTGCTGACTTCGAGGTACAACAGCTTTCGGATCGGATCCAGCTTGATGTTCACCAGGCCTGGTTGAAGCTTGACGAATCCGAAAAGCAAATTCAAGTTGCCGCCAGCGCCGTGGAACACGCCAAGGAGGACCTTCGCGTGGTTGAATTGGGGTATCATGGAGGAGTGAAGACTATCACGGACCTGATCGAGGCGGAGGCGGTGTTGTCCCAAGCGGAGCTTGCCGATCTGAGAGCCCATTTCACGGCCCAGATCGCCCGGGCCACCCTTCGACATTCCATCGGCATTATGGATGAGGAAAGTATTGCAAGAGCGGGTGGTTCCAATTAATTCGGGAAAGACCACCTACCGGAATCGAAGATCTTCCTAGAGTAAAAACCGCAAGCCCGCGGCAAACTTGCCTTCGGGAAGAGGATGGGTCCACCGGACCTCGGCCAAGGTGCGCGGCGTGAAAATCTGTTGAACGGGAAATGAAATCTTTAACACTTCCGCAACCTTCAGTGGATCCGTTGTCATGATGCAGGCCCCGCCGCTGCTGATGTTCTGAAGCACACCGTCAAGCCCAGGCTGTTTTTGATTTTCAGTCGAGGAACCGACCGCGCGATGGAATTCCACGCGAAGGTTGGAGGAAAACCTTGCGCTGGCCCTGGGAAGTTCCTGCGATTTTTCAGGCATGGGATTTCTCACGTATCAAACCGGGTTGAGCGGCAGGCCGGTCTGAGGAAACATGAATGATCAAAGCACGCGGGGGTTGACCTTTCCTAGATCCGATCACCACTCCCGCAGAAGCCCATAAATACCTAAAAATCAAGCCAATTTTTAACTTTCCAGAGACCTTCGAAATGGTCGTGCCATCCTACTATCATACATTTATAGAGTCAACCCCCTTTTCTGGGGGGGTTTATTGGGTTTTTTATTTGACATCTTTACTGTAAAAGAATTAAGATCTGTTACATTTAAATAAACAAAGCTGGAATAAAAACCTCTGCAAGAACCAAAAGGCGATCCCATGGTACTCGGAAAGCATCATTTGTTAACGCTGAACAACTTCCAAAAGCTGGCTTTACATGAAGAAAAACAAGGCAGTGTCGCCGCGGCGGGTCATAAACTCCTGGAGGTACTGCAACGCTCGATTCAATTTGACGCCGCATGGGTTCTAAAGTTCGATCCCGGGTCCCTGAACATCTCGGATATCCACCTTCACCAATTCAGCCAGGAAGCTTTTTCAAAATATCTCGATCGCTTCTATACCAAAACTCCCATACCCACGATTCACCAGATGCGTCATGACGGATATATCGCAAAGAGGGGGTCCGATCTCGTTGAAACCGAAGTCTGGATGAAGGATCCTTTTTATCAAGACGTCATTCATCCGCTGGGGCTTAAATTTTTTCTTGTGGGGGCTTGTGTCGATCAGAAAAAACAGCCGATCGGATTGATCGTCCTCTGGAGATCCAACCACCGTTATGATTTCTCCGGTCGGGACAGCTTATTCCTCGAGCACGCTTCCCGTTCGTGCGCCACCATTCTGAGCCGTACCGAATCGACGGAGGATGATTGGGAAAAACCGGAAATCTTCAGGTTAATCGCCCAACACGCGGAACCGGGCGTGATCATCTTGGGCAAAGAGAACGAGATCGGCCTGATGAATCATGAGGCCAAGACCCTTCTTTCGAATATACAGAGCGGGAAGGAACATCTCTCCCGAACCTCCGAGGAGAAGTTTTTTCGAAAACTTCGTGAGCTCAGATCCCGGGTCTTAAAACACACCGACCCGGCCGAACAAAACGGGAGCGCCACACCTCCCTCGGAGATCTTTCGCTTCCGCGGAACGACTTTTTCCTGCAAAGGAATCCACCTGGCCGGTGTGGGCGAGGATCAAGGGTTGGTGATGGTATTGATCGAGGTCCTACCGGAAGAAACCGAGGTTTCGCCCACCTTCAATAAACGGTTTTCCGAATTCACGGCGCGGGAAGGGGCCATCGCCAGGTTAATCAGCCGGGGTTTCACGAACAAGGAGATCGCGGCGGACCTCGAAATCGGCATCCATACGGTCAAAGATCATATTAAACACATCATGAGGAAACTTAGGACGAACACCCGTTCCGGGATTGTCGCAAAAATCATGGTCCGATCCCCTCATGATTTGCACAGCGTGGAGTAGCGGCCGGCCGCTCAAGCACACCGGCCCACCTCCGGAATTTCCTCCGCAAGGCCCCGCTTCCGATCAACGACGCCGCCAAAAGGCCGCTTTCTACTCAGTCCGCTTCGGCCAAAACGAAGATCGCGGCCCAATCCAAATCCACACCCTCCCTCCTCTTTTCTTGACAACCTGCGGTTCCAAGTTATCCTTATATTAAGGATAATTGCGTATCAACCCTTCGAGAAAATTCGGGGTCTTTTTGAGAATCTTGTCCTCAACGGTCCGCCTTCTTTTATAAACGGTGTCCGTACCGCAGGTTTATCGATGACCGTATCAAGCCATGACAAGGGATATATCCGGATATTTACGCGTACTATCTTGGCGGTCTTTGTCCTTCTAATCACAGGTGCGGGGTGCGAATCGGGCCAAACGACCAATATCCCGGATGATATGGTGGGGGTTTGGGAAACCTCGGCGGCGAAGTATAAGGATCGTTTTATGGAGTTTAAAAAAGACGTATTGATCTTTGGAACAGGCGACGGGGACCAAAGCATCCAATCCATCAAAAATGTCAAAATGCTCCGTCAAGACCAACAGGACTTATACACGGTCACCTATCTGGATGAAGACGGAGGAGAGTACGCCCTTTCCTTTTTCTACGATCCAGGCGGCGGTGTGATTAAACTCAAGAATCAAGAAAATATCGAATGGAAAAAAGATATCGGAACAAAAGACTGAATCGGGCTCTCCAGAGGGAGCACCATTAGATGTCTCGTTATTCCTCAGAGATGATCAATACGGATCTACCGGGCACACGATGGCGTCAAGCGGCTATGACATCCGAATTTCAAGGGTGCGCTGCGTGGTGCCGGGGATTTACCTTGATCGAAATGCTTATCTCTGTCGCGATGCTGGCCACGTTGGCCGCCATTGCGATCCCGATATATCAGTCCTACCTGGACCGGGCGAGGAACACGGCAGCCATATCCGATATTCAGGTTTTGCAGCTCAAGATACAGGTCTACATGGAGGAGGAGGGGAAACTTCCGGACAGCCTTTCCGACCTGAACTGGGAGCAGCCGGATCCCTGGGGCCATCCCTATCAATACCTGAATTTTTCGGCCGCGGGCCCTGGGTGGAAGGGAAAAGCCCGGAAAGACAAGTTTCTCGTTCCCTTGAACTCGACCTACGATCTATACAGCAAAGGGAAAGACGGGCAAAGTAAACCACCCCTCACCACCAAGATGAGCCAGGACGACATCCTTCGCGCCAACGACGGAGCCTTCGTCGATCTGGCCGCGATGTTTTAGGGGTGTACTTTAATCATGAAATTCGATAGGAAATTCCTTCAAAGCAAAGTCGCCCGCCGAATTTTCATGCTGTTTATCCTGTGTGCCCTCCTCCCCACAGTGACGCTCGCCATAATCTCCTACAGCCTGGTGGTGAGACAGCTGACCACGCAGACGCAGGAGCGTCTGCATAGAGTCAGCAAGGAAACGGCGTTTTCTCTCTTCGAGCGTCTGCAATTTCTTGAAGGGCAAATGAAGGAAGTGGCGTCCAAAGTAAAGTCAGGCGCCGGCCCTTCGTCCGAAGAATTTAATCAGGTCTTAGGGCGATATTTCAAGTCCATGATGATTGTCGCCGACACGGCGCATCCAGTGGTTCACTTTGGTTCGATTCAAAATCCGCCGGCCCCCAACCCCCAAGAAAGGGATCACCTGAAAGCCGGAAAAACCCTTGTATCGATTCGAAAGAAGTCCGGTCTCCCCTTGCCTTTATATATGAGTCGTATGCTGGAGCCACAACACCCGGAGAAGGGTCTTCTCGTGGCCGAGATTAATCCAGCTTATCTTTGGGGGAATTCCGAGGAGGGATCCGCGCAAACCGCGGTCGAGGTCTTCTTGTCGGATCAATCCCACATCGTGCCGATCTCCTCCCTTCCGGGGAAGGCCCTCTTGACGGAGCCGACCGCGTCCCTGCTGGCCCAATCCTCCTCGGGCCAGTTCGAGTGGCTCTCCGATGGAAAAGAATACATTTCAAGCTACTGGTCTATTTTTCTAAAAAGCAATTTTTTTATGCCGAAGTGGACCGTGGTGGTAAGCAAATCGAAATCCGATGTGCTGACGCCCCTGATCCACTTTAAAAAAACCTTCGTCCTTGTCTCCCTGATGACCCTGTGGGTGGTCTTGCTTTTGAGCATCGGCCTGATCCGAAGGAATTTAGGGCCGATTGAACGACTACAAGAAGCCATCCGCCGCATCGCGGGCGGGGAATTTGACGTCCCGGTGACCATCAATAGTGGAGACGAATTCGAGGAATTGGCCGTTTCCTTTAACGCGATGGCGGGCCGATTGGGGAAACAAATCGGGGCCCTCGCCGGCGCGGCTAAAATCGACCGGGCCATTCTCTCAACGCTGGACACCAAACAAATTGTGGAAGCCCTTCTCACCGGCATGAGAGAGATAATTTCCTGCGATTGGGTCATGGTGGCCCTGCTCGATTCCAAAACCCCGGATTCGACCCGCGCCTATATCCGCTCCAGCGACGGGGCAACCGGGGAGCTGGAAACGGCCGTGCGGATCCCGCCGAAGGATGCCGAGCGGCTTCGTCAAGGCTCGGTGAATATTATTAAGGCCACGGACCCGCATCTGCCGTCTTACCTGGCCCCCCTGGTCCAACGCGGCATGAAATCATTTTTAATCCTGCCCGTTTTTTTGAAAGAGAAACTGGCGGCCATAATCACCCTCGGCCATTCGACCCGACACCAGTACAATCCGGATGACCTGCTCCATATCAGTCGCCTGGTCGATCAGGTCGCGGTGGCGCTCTCCAACGCCCGGATGGTCGAACAAATCCATGTCCTGGCCTACTACGACGGTTTGACCGGGTTGCCGAACCGGGTGATGTTCAAGGAACAGTTGAACCGGCTGCTCCAGTTGGCCAAGCGCAGCGACCAACGGGTGGCCATCCTCTTTCTGGACCTGGACAATTTCAAGCAGATCAATGACACGCTGGGTCACGATCTGGGCGACAGGTTGTTGCGAGAAGTGACGAACCGCTTGCTGCAATGGATACGGTCGAGCGATTACCCTTCCCGCGCCAACGAGGAAAACACCATCGTATCCCGCCTGGGGGGAGATGAATTCACATTATACCTTGCCGATATCACCCGGGTCCAGGACGCCGCCGCCGTGGCCCAACGCATTCTCGATGTGCTTTCCAAGCCTTTCATGCTGGACACCAACGAGGTGTTCATCACGGCCAGCATCGGCATAACCGTATTCCCCTCGGACGGCCAAGACGGGGACACCCTCCTCAAAAACGCGGACACGGCCATGTATCATGCCAAGGACAAGGGAAGGAACAATTACCAATTTTTCACGTCCTCCATGAACGCGGCCGTCATGAAACGGCTCAGCCTCGAAAACGACCTCCGGAAGGCGCTGGAGCGCCGGGAATTTGTTCTTCACTACCAAGCGCAAATGGACCTCCGCACGGGAAAAATTCCCGGGATGGAGGCGCTCATTCGCTGGCTGCACCCGGACAGAAGGTTGATACCACCGGGGGAATTCATTCCCTTATCCGAAGAAACGGGCCTGGTCGTCCCGATAGGACAATGGGCATTGAACGCGGCCTGTGAACAAAACAAGGCCCTGCAAGCGGCCGGTCTTCCTCCGATGCGTGTGTCGGTGAATCTCTCCGGACGACAAATCCTGGATCCGCAGCTTCCGGAGACCGTGGCTCGAATCTTGAAAGACACCGGTCTCGACCCTAAATACCTGGAGGTGGAGCTCACCGAAAGTATTCTGATACAGAACCAGAAAACCGTCCTCAACACCTTGCATGCGTTGCGGGAGATGGGAATTCAGGTCTCGTTGGATGATTTTGGCACCGGCTATTCATCGCTGAGTTATTTGAACCGGTTCCCGGTGGACACGCTAAAGATCGACAAATCGTTCGTGGAAAATATCCCGGTGAACTCCGATAACGTCGCACTCATTAAAGCCATCATTGCGATGGCCCATAGTCTGAAACTGAAGGTTCTCGCGGAAGGCGTGGAGAATGAGCAGCAGCTTGTATTTTTACGCGAGGAAGGGTGCGATGAAATTCAAGGCAACTTGTTCAGCCCGCCCGTTCCGATCGAGGCCCTCGAAAAGCTCCTGCGGGAAAAAAACCATCGGCCGGGGGGAAAAGCCACCAATCCCCGATTGGCATCTTGAGAGAGAAATCGGCCCCTTCGAAGACCGCCGGCCATTCCCATCGTTGTTAATTCGTGAGCGTCTAAATCGGCGCGGTCCGGTCGTATATTATCACGCCGTCGATTTTCCAGCTCCCGTTTTCCAGGACCATTCGATACTGCGCCCGAACCGTCACAAGATCGACGCCGGTCACGTCGACACGGACCACCGCACGAGTCCCTCCTTCCGAGAAGGCGATATCGCCGAAGGAAGTCCGCTTCGATCGGGCGATCTGGGGATACCCCGTCTGGACCATCGCCTTGAATTCATCCGACGAGAACTCGGATTGAATATGTTTGGAGGCAAAACGGTATGCGGCCGGATAGTCATCCGCGTTAAAAGCTTTCAATTGTTGTTGGATGACCCCTTGGACGAAGAGCCCCGGGTCATCGGCGATTACAGGACCGGCCTTGAAGACCAAGAACCCGAACAGGAGGAGCCAGGCCAAGAAGATAGCGGCGGAGGGATTTGAATCCCCGGCCGGGAGAGTATGGTTTTGAACTGGAATATTTTCAGGGGGCATCGAATGGGGGCCGGGTTCCCCGATTTTCATCTAAGATCGAACCATTGTCAGCATTCTAATGATTCTATTGATGCGTGTCAATTCCCTCCCATTCTGAGGATTTCGGAACCAATCAAGCCCGGCAGCGCGGGAAGAGCCCCCTCGTCCATGAATTACGACGGGGGGATAAATTTGACGACGATTTTCCTGGACATGCCCGCAGGGGGAGGACGAAGTTTCTTGAGCTCCGAGATGGCCCGAAGCGCGGATTGATCGAATTTGGGATTGCCGGAGGAACCCACGAGCTGATAGTCGAGGAGCGTTCCCGCCTCGTCCACCTGAAGCTGTAAAACGACCGAGAGGGAGATGTTTTCCGGCAGATCCTGCGGCTGTTTATACAGGCGCTGGATCTCGGTCGTCACGAGGTCGATGTAACCCGAATATTTTCCTCCTCCGGCTCCCGACGCGAATGGATTCCCGAATCCGGGGAGTTCGACCGGAGCGGGCGTGGCCGGGGGAGGCGGGGCGCTCTTCACGTCCTCGACCGGCGGCGGAGCCGCCTCGGGCTCGGGGGCCGGGGGCGGCGGTTCGGGCTTCGGCGGTTCCGGTTCCGGCGGCTTCGGCTTGGGCGGCTCCGGTTCCTTCACGTTCCGGATATTGATCTTGTAATAGGCCAGGAATTCCTGGCCGATCGATGTGGTGGCGAGCCAGACCAGAAAGCCGGCCGCCGCGAGGTGCAGTACGGCCACGATCAGCAGGGTAGTCCCCACCTTGCTTTTTTTCTTCTTGAAGCCGACGTATCCCGGCATCGGGACTAACTCCCCTCGTCGCTCAAGAGTTTGGTCGCCAGCCCCACATCCTCGATCGGCACCTTTTGCAGCGCGTCCAGCACGGCCACGACGTACCGGTACTCGACATGCTCGTCCCCGCGGATGATCACGGGAAATTCCGCTCCCTTGGCCTTCTTGAGGTCCCTCAAAATGCCTTCGAGCTCCCGGACCTCCACTTTTTGATCGTCGAGAAAAACGTCCCCCGATTTTTTGATCGAGATCGCCCGGACCTTGTGTTCGTCGATGGTCGTCTCGTTCGGCGAGGACTCCGGGAGCTGGACCTCGATCCCCTGAAGCGCCGCCGTCGTGGTCAGGATGAACACCACCAGCAACACCCAGGCCAGGTCCAGAAGCGGAGTGATGTTCAACGAGGCCACCGCGCCATGCGTGGATTTTGACAATCGTCTCATAGGGTCCATCCTCCTCGTTTGATCGCGGGGACGCTAGGTTCCCGGTTGCGCAGACTCGGTCATGGGATAGGAGGCCCGGAGGCCCAATTCCGAACCCTCGCCCGGCTCGGCATCCGGGTTGGACGATCCGTTCGCGCCCCCCTCTTTCACGTACTCGGCGGCAAACACGTTGTCCAGATGCGCGGCAAAATTCTCCATCTCGATCGTGACTTCACGGATCTTGGTGATCAGGTAGTTGTAGCAGAAGAGCGAGGGAATCGCGACCGAAAGGCCGACCACCGTATTGATCAGCGCGGCCGCCACGCCGGGGGCCATGGCGGTCAGGCTGGCCTGCTGGCTTCGGGCGATGCCCGAAAAAGTGTCCATGACGCCCCAAACCGTTCCGAGCAGCCCGACGAAGGGGCCCCCGCTGATCGCGGTCGCCAGAATGATCATGCCCGATTCGAGGTTGACGGTGCTTTCCCCCATGCCCCGTTCGATCGCAATGCGAACCGCGTTCATCCCATGGCGGGAAATCTTTTTTCCGTACTTGGCCATCTGTTGTTTGAGCTCCTCGCACGCATCCTGGTAAACCTGGAATAAAGAGGACCCCTCGAGGGAGGCCCCTTGCTTGAAAAGATCCAGGGGCGAATTGCCCGCGGAGTAAAGGGACAAGAACTTCCCGTTTTGTTTTCGGGTCTTTCTCAGTTGGCGGAACTTTGTGATGATCACCGTCCAACTGACCAGCGAGAAAATCAGGAGGGCGATCATGATGATCTGACCCTCGAGCGTCGAGTGTCTCAACGAATATGCAAGGCCTCCCAGCTGTCCCATACCCACGTCTCCTCATCGAACGTTAAAAGTTTCGGTCGCTTTGATATCAACCCGGATTTTCCGTCACGTCCACTTCGATCGTCACACCCTTCTTGAAATTAAGGCTCTCGAACGTTTTTCGATTCCTTTTCCCCTTCGAACGATCGGCCTGCTTCTTGCCGGTGTCCCCGTCCGCTTGCGCTTCCTCGGGGGCCGCGGCCTCCGCCACGGTGTCCTGGGCGGATTGGACCGCCGACGACGTGGCCGCGGTACTCGTCGAGACGGACCCCGTGGTTCCGCTGAGCCCTCCCAGGCCGGTACCGGCGGAGGAGGGGGCCGAGATGGGAATCGAGATGCTTCCCCCGATGCTTCCGCTCAGCGGCCCGGTGATGGCCGATTGATCCCCGGTGATTTTATCCACGTCGATCACCACGTTCCCCTCGACCGCCCCCCCCTGAAGGTCCAGGTTTTCGGCCGTGATCGAAACCGTCTTCCCGCGGATCCCGGCCGGGGGAACCACCACGTCCCCCGCGGGAGCGGTGAGGTAGATGTTCCCGAGTTTCCAATCCCCGCTGAACTCGGCCTTGATCTGGTCGTACTGTTCGCTCGCAGCCGTCAAGGCCTCCGCCAGCCCGGCCTTAAACTGGTTCTCCAGCGCCTGGGTATCGCGTCCGAGGAACCGCCGTTTTATGATCTCATTTTGAAGCGCCTGCAATTCCGGCGTCAATTGGAACGGGGGCGGAGGCGGGTAATCGGGCAGCGGGTCCGGATCGTTCGGATGGAAGGTAAAGATGCCGCTCCCGGGAACACTCGCGGGCAGGTATGTGGTGATGACGTTACCCTGGTCATTTGTAACTTGATCCACAAAGATGAACTGCACCAGTTCATCCTTGCCGCCGCTTCCGGCATTGATGTTTCCCTCCGTGGAGCTGATCCGAATGTCGCCGCCGCCGAAGGTGGCCACTCTGGATTTATTGACATTGACATCGCCCGTCGCCGTGATATCGATCTCCCCGCCCCGGAGGGTCATGATGCCCAAATAGGTACCGAATTGAGATACCCCGGTGGACCGATTGGTCCCGATGTCGACGCTCCCTCCGACGGGGCTGTCCGGCCCGTCAAGTCCGTGGATCCGGATCGCCGCCCCGTTGTAGGTGACGATGGTGGACTGCGTCATTTCCAAATTTCCGCCCACCGCGATCTCGAGCAGCCCTTCGGGAACGATGTCGTCTGTCGGGATGGCGGTGAACCGCTGACCGATGCCCCGACTGTCGGCCAGATTGAGGTCCCCGCCCGTCGAGACCAACCCGTCGCCCGTGCCGACAAAAAGGATTCCGCTGGTGCTCGCCCGGGTCGGGGTCATGTCGATATTCCCCGCCGCGCCGACCGTTCCCTGCACGCCGTCGGGAACCGAGATCGTCGCCGAGAAATTGGTGATATCGGCCCCGGATTGGACCGTCACCTGTTTTCGAAGGGTCGGACTGTACAGTTGGAGGTCGAGGTTGCCGATGTTACCGGCGACCGTCCGGAAGCTGACCGGAATGACGCTGTTCGAAATCGTCCCGGCCGGATTATTCAACAATCTCGAAAAATCGGTGTCGATCGACACGCCGACCAGCGAATCCGGATCGGCCGGAATGAGTTTCAGGGTGGGAGGAACTCCGTTGACCAGGGTCCCCTGAATCGCATCCTGTGCGAAGAAATCAAGGCGGCCGGTCGGAGAAGGCCAGAACGCGAGATTGGCCTCGATAAAAATGCTCCCATGAGGCGCGCTGGCGCTGAAGGAGGCCGGGTAATATTGCCTTAACTGAGCCATTTCCGGGCTTTTTTCTCCGTCGGGGACGAGGGGCCCCAGGTGAATGTCCCCGTTCGTCGCGGTGAGGCTCACCGCATTGCCCGGATCGGCCGTTAACTCCCGGTTCCCGTAGATCGAATTGACCCCTTCGGCCAGGCCCTTGTCCTGGACAAGTCCGAGATAAACGGACTGGCCCGCGCTCACATCCAGTTGGCCTGATCCGAGCGTCAAATTCACATTGTTGTCGGCCGAACCGAAATTCCCCCCGACCGTGACATGGGCCCGGCCGTTTGAAACGAGAAAACCGCCCAGAAAATCTCCGCCGGCGTTGATGGTCAAAATTCCGGGCGCGTTCGTATCCAACCGCAAGCCGTTATACAACTGGATTGCGTTGTCGAAGGCGCTCGGAGCGGTGATGTTCCGCCCCGCCTGAATCGTCATGTTGCCGCCGTTTCCCGTCCCCAGGGTCGAGTTGGAAAGGACAAAATCCCGTCCCGCCGTCGCCACGATGTCCCAAGGAGCCCCGCCGTTCAG
This genomic interval from Nitrospiria bacterium contains the following:
- a CDS encoding TolC family protein, with protein sequence MPSPSALGLTLQEAREEAVKAYWGVKIAHEQFIEAESERKEHFTDLFPKLNLDGNLTSYNKPSEFLLSQGEFSTSNLLGNTFSFPAEDTLISITNRTTYQFGPSLEQPVFAGGRLYFGFRQSQAMEEEANWNEKQAVNDLLFDVEKAYLGVLQAVAEKKVAEKDLEYFKKLRSDVEQKFKAGRNTLDDVLKVELKEAKSEQNLLSATSEVQIKNGQFNLLIVRPVDASASLEPVPDLPPVAIDLIGALSLAQSHRPDLQEALASFNAAGFSRRVAESSYYPQVNTGAKWYRQDVSPSQVDQQRWLIFLTADWNVWEWGGTNQRVEQANANLRRADFEVQQLSDRIQLDVHQAWLKLDESEKQIQVAASAVEHAKEDLRVVELGYHGGVKTITDLIEAEAVLSQAELADLRAHFTAQIARATLRHSIGIMDEESIARAGGSN
- a CDS encoding PilZ domain-containing protein produces the protein MPEKSQELPRASARFSSNLRVEFHRAVGSSTENQKQPGLDGVLQNISSGGACIMTTDPLKVAEVLKISFPVQQIFTPRTLAEVRWTHPLPEGKFAAGLRFLL
- a CDS encoding helix-turn-helix transcriptional regulator, encoding MVLGKHHLLTLNNFQKLALHEEKQGSVAAAGHKLLEVLQRSIQFDAAWVLKFDPGSLNISDIHLHQFSQEAFSKYLDRFYTKTPIPTIHQMRHDGYIAKRGSDLVETEVWMKDPFYQDVIHPLGLKFFLVGACVDQKKQPIGLIVLWRSNHRYDFSGRDSLFLEHASRSCATILSRTESTEDDWEKPEIFRLIAQHAEPGVIILGKENEIGLMNHEAKTLLSNIQSGKEHLSRTSEEKFFRKLRELRSRVLKHTDPAEQNGSATPPSEIFRFRGTTFSCKGIHLAGVGEDQGLVMVLIEVLPEETEVSPTFNKRFSEFTAREGAIARLISRGFTNKEIAADLEIGIHTVKDHIKHIMRKLRTNTRSGIVAKIMVRSPHDLHSVE
- a CDS encoding prepilin-type N-terminal cleavage/methylation domain-containing protein, producing the protein MTSEFQGCAAWCRGFTLIEMLISVAMLATLAAIAIPIYQSYLDRARNTAAISDIQVLQLKIQVYMEEEGKLPDSLSDLNWEQPDPWGHPYQYLNFSAAGPGWKGKARKDKFLVPLNSTYDLYSKGKDGQSKPPLTTKMSQDDILRANDGAFVDLAAMF
- a CDS encoding EAL domain-containing protein encodes the protein MKFDRKFLQSKVARRIFMLFILCALLPTVTLAIISYSLVVRQLTTQTQERLHRVSKETAFSLFERLQFLEGQMKEVASKVKSGAGPSSEEFNQVLGRYFKSMMIVADTAHPVVHFGSIQNPPAPNPQERDHLKAGKTLVSIRKKSGLPLPLYMSRMLEPQHPEKGLLVAEINPAYLWGNSEEGSAQTAVEVFLSDQSHIVPISSLPGKALLTEPTASLLAQSSSGQFEWLSDGKEYISSYWSIFLKSNFFMPKWTVVVSKSKSDVLTPLIHFKKTFVLVSLMTLWVVLLLSIGLIRRNLGPIERLQEAIRRIAGGEFDVPVTINSGDEFEELAVSFNAMAGRLGKQIGALAGAAKIDRAILSTLDTKQIVEALLTGMREIISCDWVMVALLDSKTPDSTRAYIRSSDGATGELETAVRIPPKDAERLRQGSVNIIKATDPHLPSYLAPLVQRGMKSFLILPVFLKEKLAAIITLGHSTRHQYNPDDLLHISRLVDQVAVALSNARMVEQIHVLAYYDGLTGLPNRVMFKEQLNRLLQLAKRSDQRVAILFLDLDNFKQINDTLGHDLGDRLLREVTNRLLQWIRSSDYPSRANEENTIVSRLGGDEFTLYLADITRVQDAAAVAQRILDVLSKPFMLDTNEVFITASIGITVFPSDGQDGDTLLKNADTAMYHAKDKGRNNYQFFTSSMNAAVMKRLSLENDLRKALERREFVLHYQAQMDLRTGKIPGMEALIRWLHPDRRLIPPGEFIPLSEETGLVVPIGQWALNAACEQNKALQAAGLPPMRVSVNLSGRQILDPQLPETVARILKDTGLDPKYLEVELTESILIQNQKTVLNTLHALREMGIQVSLDDFGTGYSSLSYLNRFPVDTLKIDKSFVENIPVNSDNVALIKAIIAMAHSLKLKVLAEGVENEQQLVFLREEGCDEIQGNLFSPPVPIEALEKLLREKNHRPGGKATNPRLAS
- a CDS encoding DUF4864 domain-containing protein, coding for MPPENIPVQNHTLPAGDSNPSAAIFLAWLLLFGFLVFKAGPVIADDPGLFVQGVIQQQLKAFNADDYPAAYRFASKHIQSEFSSDEFKAMVQTGYPQIARSKRTSFGDIAFSEGGTRAVVRVDVTGVDLVTVRAQYRMVLENGSWKIDGVIIYDRTAPI
- a CDS encoding energy transducer TonB, with amino-acid sequence MPGYVGFKKKKSKVGTTLLIVAVLHLAAAGFLVWLATTSIGQEFLAYYKINIRNVKEPEPPKPKPPEPEPPKPEPPPPAPEPEAAPPPVEDVKSAPPPPATPAPVELPGFGNPFASGAGGGKYSGYIDLVTTEIQRLYKQPQDLPENISLSVVLQLQVDEAGTLLDYQLVGSSGNPKFDQSALRAISELKKLRPPPAGMSRKIVVKFIPPS
- a CDS encoding biopolymer transporter ExbD; protein product: MRRLSKSTHGAVASLNITPLLDLAWVLLVVFILTTTAALQGIEVQLPESSPNETTIDEHKVRAISIKKSGDVFLDDQKVEVRELEGILRDLKKAKGAEFPVIIRGDEHVEYRYVVAVLDALQKVPIEDVGLATKLLSDEGS